Proteins from a single region of Shinella zoogloeoides:
- the rbfA gene encoding 30S ribosome-binding factor RbfA — protein sequence MTRATSSAPSQRMLRVGEQVRAAITQVLQRGEVRDPLLEKTVISISEVRMSPDLKHATAYVTPLGVKDHEAVIEALNRNSKFIRGRLGPQLRQMKYMPDLRFRDDTSFDNYKKIDDLLRSPEVARDLDAEDGDE from the coding sequence ATGACCAGAGCAACATCCTCGGCGCCGTCGCAACGCATGCTGCGCGTGGGCGAGCAGGTGCGCGCGGCGATCACCCAGGTTCTCCAGCGCGGCGAAGTGCGCGACCCGCTTCTCGAAAAGACGGTGATTTCCATCTCGGAAGTGCGCATGTCCCCCGACCTGAAGCATGCCACGGCCTATGTGACGCCGCTCGGCGTCAAGGACCATGAGGCGGTGATCGAGGCGCTGAACCGCAATTCGAAGTTCATCCGCGGCCGTCTCGGCCCGCAGCTTCGCCAGATGAAATACATGCCGGACCTGCGCTTCCGCGACGACACCAGCTTCGACAACTACAAGAAGATCGACGACCTCCTGCGCTCGCCGGAAGTCGCCCGCGATCTCGACGCCGAAGACGGCGACGAATAA
- a CDS encoding RNA-binding protein, whose translation MSKKDDGVNDRMCIVTRESGDADDLIRFVAGPDGNVVPDLKRQLPGRGCWVKAERAIVEKAVAKKLFARALKADAKAGPELGAELDRLLAAQLGGMMNMARKAGQFITGSAKVDLAVRSLAALAVFHATDAAADGVRKIDQARKAASFLTEDETEIPSFKLFSESELEGLLGQNAFIHAAALAGQAGEGVVKRAIMLEKYRGDARLGAHGGAGQPNQ comes from the coding sequence ATGAGCAAGAAGGACGATGGCGTGAACGACCGCATGTGCATCGTGACGCGCGAAAGCGGCGATGCGGATGATCTCATCCGTTTCGTCGCGGGACCGGACGGCAACGTCGTGCCGGACCTCAAGCGTCAGCTTCCCGGACGCGGCTGCTGGGTGAAGGCGGAAAGGGCGATCGTCGAGAAGGCGGTGGCCAAGAAGCTGTTTGCGCGTGCGCTGAAAGCGGATGCGAAGGCAGGCCCGGAACTGGGCGCGGAACTGGACCGGCTTCTGGCGGCCCAGCTCGGCGGCATGATGAACATGGCGCGCAAGGCCGGCCAGTTCATCACGGGCTCTGCGAAAGTGGACCTCGCGGTGCGCTCTCTGGCGGCCCTTGCGGTCTTCCACGCGACGGACGCAGCAGCGGACGGGGTGCGAAAGATAGATCAGGCGAGGAAGGCTGCGAGCTTCCTCACCGAGGACGAAACGGAAATACCCTCCTTCAAGCTCTTTTCGGAGAGCGAATTGGAGGGCCTTTTGGGCCAGAATGCTTTTATCCATGCCGCAGCGCTTGCAGGGCAGGCGGGTGAGGGTGTAGTGAAGCGCGCAATCATGCTCGAAAAATACCGGGGCGACGCCCGGTTGGGGGCACATGGCGGCGCTGGCCAGCCAAACCAATGA
- the pnp gene encoding polyribonucleotide nucleotidyltransferase, which produces MFDTHTVEIEWAGRPLKLETGKIARQADGAVLATYGETVVLATVVSAKAPKPGQDFFPLTVNYQEKTYAAGKIPGGYFKREGRPSEKETLVSRLIDRPIRPLFPEGYKNDTQVVVTVVQHDLENDPDVLSMVAASAALTISGVPFMGPVGAARVGYINGEYVLNPHLDEMDESVLDLVVAGTQDAVLMVESEAKELNEDVMLGAVMFGHKGFQPVIDAIIKLAEVAAKEPRDFQPEDYSALEAEMLGLAETELRAAYKITQKADRYAAVDAVKAKVKAHFLPEEGEAKYTAEVIGAVFKHLQAKIVRWNILDTKSRIDGRDLETVRAIVSEVGILPRTHGSALFTRGETQAVVVATLGTGEDEQYVDSLTGMYKERFLLHYNFPPYSVGETGRMGSPGRREIGHGKLAWRAIRPMLPTAEQFPYTLRVVSEITESNGSSSMATVCGTSLALMDAGVPLAKPVAGIAMGLILEGDRFAVLSDILGDEDHLGDMDFKVAGTADGITSLQMDIKIAGITEEIMKVALSQAQGGRKHILGEMAHAISEGRSQLGEFAPRIEVMNIPVDKIREVIGTGGKVIREIVEKTGAKINIEDDGTIKIASSSGKEIEAARKWIHSIVAEPEVGMIYEGTVVKTADFGAFVNFFGPRDGLVHISQLAQERVAKTSDVVKEGDKVWVKLMGFDERGKVRLSMKVVDQATGKEIAADKKGDGEAAE; this is translated from the coding sequence ATGTTCGATACCCATACGGTTGAAATCGAGTGGGCGGGCCGTCCGCTCAAGCTGGAAACCGGCAAGATCGCCCGTCAGGCTGACGGCGCGGTTCTGGCGACCTACGGCGAAACCGTCGTTCTCGCTACCGTCGTTTCCGCCAAGGCGCCGAAGCCGGGCCAGGATTTCTTCCCGCTGACCGTCAACTACCAGGAAAAGACCTACGCCGCCGGCAAGATCCCGGGCGGCTACTTCAAGCGTGAAGGCCGTCCGTCGGAAAAGGAAACGCTGGTTTCCCGCCTGATCGACCGCCCGATCCGCCCGCTCTTCCCGGAAGGCTACAAGAACGACACGCAGGTCGTCGTCACGGTCGTCCAGCATGACCTCGAGAACGATCCCGACGTCCTGTCGATGGTTGCCGCTTCCGCCGCGCTGACGATCTCCGGCGTTCCCTTCATGGGCCCGGTCGGCGCCGCTCGCGTTGGTTACATCAACGGCGAATACGTCCTGAACCCGCATCTCGACGAGATGGACGAGTCGGTTCTCGACCTCGTCGTCGCCGGCACGCAGGACGCCGTCCTGATGGTCGAATCCGAAGCCAAGGAACTGAACGAAGACGTCATGCTCGGCGCCGTCATGTTCGGCCACAAGGGCTTCCAGCCGGTCATCGACGCGATCATCAAGCTTGCTGAAGTCGCCGCCAAGGAACCGCGCGACTTCCAGCCGGAAGACTATTCCGCTCTCGAAGCCGAAATGCTCGGCCTTGCCGAAACGGAACTGCGCGCCGCCTACAAGATCACCCAGAAGGCTGATCGCTACGCCGCCGTCGACGCCGTGAAGGCCAAGGTCAAGGCGCACTTCCTGCCGGAAGAAGGCGAAGCGAAGTACACAGCCGAAGTCATCGGCGCCGTCTTCAAGCACCTGCAGGCCAAGATCGTTCGCTGGAACATCCTCGACACCAAGAGCCGCATCGACGGCCGCGACCTCGAAACCGTTCGCGCCATCGTTTCGGAAGTCGGTATCCTGCCGCGCACGCACGGCTCGGCTCTCTTCACCCGCGGTGAAACCCAGGCCGTGGTCGTCGCCACGCTCGGCACCGGCGAAGACGAGCAGTATGTCGACAGCCTGACCGGCATGTACAAGGAACGCTTCCTGCTGCACTACAACTTCCCGCCCTACTCGGTCGGTGAAACGGGCCGCATGGGCTCCCCGGGCCGCCGCGAAATCGGCCACGGCAAGCTCGCCTGGCGCGCAATCCGCCCGATGCTGCCGACGGCGGAACAGTTCCCCTACACGCTGCGCGTCGTCTCCGAGATCACCGAGTCGAACGGCTCGTCCTCGATGGCCACCGTCTGCGGCACCTCGCTCGCTCTCATGGACGCCGGCGTTCCGCTGGCAAAGCCGGTTGCCGGTATCGCCATGGGCCTCATCCTTGAAGGCGATCGCTTCGCGGTTCTCTCCGACATCCTCGGTGACGAAGACCACCTCGGCGACATGGACTTCAAGGTCGCCGGCACCGCCGACGGCATCACCTCGCTGCAGATGGACATCAAGATCGCCGGTATCACCGAAGAGATCATGAAGGTCGCGCTCAGCCAGGCGCAGGGCGGCCGCAAGCACATCCTCGGCGAAATGGCCCATGCCATCTCCGAAGGCCGCAGCCAGCTCGGTGAATTCGCACCGCGCATCGAAGTCATGAACATCCCGGTCGACAAGATCCGTGAAGTCATCGGCACCGGCGGCAAGGTCATCCGCGAAATCGTCGAAAAGACCGGCGCGAAGATCAACATCGAAGACGACGGCACGATCAAGATCGCGTCCTCGTCCGGCAAGGAGATCGAAGCGGCCCGCAAGTGGATCCATTCCATCGTCGCGGAACCGGAAGTCGGCATGATCTACGAAGGCACGGTCGTGAAGACCGCCGACTTCGGCGCCTTCGTCAACTTCTTCGGCCCGCGCGACGGCCTCGTCCACATCTCGCAGCTCGCTCAGGAGCGCGTTGCCAAGACCTCGGACGTCGTCAAGGAAGGCGACAAGGTCTGGGTCAAGCTGATGGGCTTCGACGAGCGCGGCAAGGTTCGCCTCTCCATGAAGGTCGTCGATCAGGCGACCGGCAAGGAAATCGCCGCCGACAAGAAGGGCGACGGCGAAGCTGCTGAATAA
- the rpsO gene encoding 30S ribosomal protein S15 gives MSITAERKAALIKEYATKEGDTGSPEVQVAILTERINNLTGHFKDHKKDNHSRRGLLTLVSSRRSLLDYLKKKDEPRYSKLIAALGIRR, from the coding sequence ATGTCGATCACTGCTGAGCGCAAGGCTGCGCTGATCAAGGAATACGCCACCAAGGAAGGCGACACCGGTTCTCCGGAAGTACAGGTCGCGATCCTGACCGAGCGTATCAACAACCTGACCGGCCACTTCAAGGACCACAAGAAGGACAACCACTCCCGTCGTGGCCTTCTGACGCTGGTTTCCAGCCGCCGCTCGCTTCTTGACTACCTCAAGAAGAAGGACGAACCCCGTTACAGCAAGCTGATTGCTGCTCTCGGCATTCGCCGCTAA
- the truB gene encoding tRNA pseudouridine(55) synthase TruB — MSRPRKPKGRPVSGWLILDKPFDFGSTEAVSKIKWLFKAQKAGHAGTLDPLASGMLPIALGDATKTVPYVMDGRKIYEFTVTWGEERTTDDLEGEVTRSSDKRPTADEIKAILGEYTGVIQQIPPQFSAIKIDGERAYDLAREGETVEIPSREVEIHRLTLIGSDENTAAFEVECGKGTYVRALARDFGRQLGCYGHISALRRTFVAPFGEDDLVPLADLTALEKIEDEAERLAALDAFLIDTGEALSSLPQIVINDDQAHRLRMGNPIILRGRDAPVSADEAYATARGKLVAIGEIGGGEFRPKRVFAG; from the coding sequence ATGTCCAGACCCCGCAAACCCAAGGGCCGGCCGGTTTCCGGCTGGCTGATCCTCGACAAGCCCTTCGATTTCGGCTCGACCGAAGCCGTCTCCAAGATCAAGTGGCTGTTCAAGGCGCAGAAGGCCGGCCATGCCGGCACGCTCGACCCGCTGGCCTCCGGCATGCTGCCGATCGCGCTGGGCGACGCCACCAAGACCGTTCCCTATGTCATGGATGGCCGCAAGATCTACGAATTCACCGTGACCTGGGGCGAGGAGCGCACGACGGACGACCTCGAAGGCGAGGTGACGCGAAGCTCCGACAAGCGCCCGACCGCGGACGAAATCAAGGCGATCCTCGGCGAATATACCGGCGTGATCCAGCAGATCCCGCCGCAGTTCTCCGCAATCAAGATCGACGGCGAACGCGCCTATGACCTTGCCCGCGAGGGCGAGACGGTCGAAATCCCCTCGCGCGAGGTGGAAATCCACCGCCTGACGCTGATCGGCTCGGACGAGAACACGGCGGCCTTCGAGGTCGAGTGCGGCAAGGGCACCTATGTGCGCGCGCTCGCCCGCGACTTCGGCCGCCAGCTCGGTTGCTATGGCCATATCTCGGCGCTGCGCCGCACCTTCGTCGCGCCCTTCGGCGAGGACGACCTGGTGCCGCTCGCCGACCTGACGGCGCTGGAGAAGATCGAGGACGAGGCGGAACGCCTCGCCGCCCTCGACGCCTTCCTCATCGACACCGGCGAAGCGCTGTCCAGCCTGCCGCAGATCGTCATCAACGACGATCAGGCGCACCGCCTGCGCATGGGCAATCCCATCATCCTGCGCGGCCGCGACGCGCCGGTTTCGGCGGATGAGGCCTATGCCACGGCGCGTGGCAAGCTGGTTGCGATCGGCGAGATCGGCGGCGGCGAGTTCCGCCCGAAGCGGGTTTTCGCCGGCTGA
- a CDS encoding sensor histidine kinase translates to MAPTDRTVPAEEAGKGAAAGRVRRRMHHPVAFYLVCLIFVVVIPAFLFSLVVLKRTNEAQDRIFESLLRTSTGAVNRAVEREISGMFSTLNFLSTSDSLQKGDYALLHAQATKALEGTDIYFLVIDQTMRQLLNTRVPYGTPLNPASEPVSAGLALVRGERMVSDIFFGKTAQQWVFNVYQPMRLPSGGHVLLTLTKNAEALRRAVNPDILSPGWNAAVLDTQGRVIVSTDETQKTGAPFFLRVVPSLRLGVSTMEQDGTSYQLVTEFSSLAGWRMIAWAKSSDVQAPAVSSFLWLTIGGSVFAVLAAVGAAGIARVLSRDVRLLAQDAHRLGEGERVAPRPYAISELETVSHALAEAADARVKAENDVRFLMREVAHRSKNQLTVIQAMLNQSAAGAESAGDFAEAFRRRVAGLARSTDLMIANATQGVNLAELARNQLKPFTPDDAARVRIAGPAVRLGPQASQTLGMALHELATNATKYGALANEAGIVSLGWILSGEDLSLVWRESRAVIDREAIAASRKGFGSVVLERMLGMALDARLDFLVHDDGIEWRVTLPLARLRDEGVGRPEEGQ, encoded by the coding sequence ATGGCGCCGACTGACAGGACGGTGCCCGCGGAGGAGGCGGGCAAGGGCGCTGCCGCCGGCCGCGTCCGCCGGCGCATGCACCATCCCGTCGCCTTCTATCTCGTCTGCCTCATCTTCGTCGTCGTCATCCCGGCCTTCCTCTTTTCCCTCGTCGTGCTGAAGCGCACCAACGAGGCGCAGGACCGCATCTTCGAATCGCTGCTGCGCACCTCCACCGGCGCCGTGAACCGCGCCGTCGAGCGTGAAATCTCCGGCATGTTCTCCACCCTGAACTTCCTGTCGACCTCCGATAGCCTGCAGAAGGGCGACTATGCGCTGCTGCACGCCCAGGCGACGAAGGCGCTGGAAGGCACGGATATCTACTTCCTCGTCATCGACCAGACGATGCGCCAGCTCCTCAACACGCGCGTGCCCTACGGCACGCCGCTGAACCCGGCCTCCGAGCCGGTCTCCGCCGGGCTGGCGCTGGTGCGCGGCGAGCGCATGGTTTCGGATATCTTCTTCGGCAAGACGGCGCAGCAATGGGTCTTCAACGTCTACCAGCCGATGCGCCTTCCCAGCGGCGGGCATGTACTGCTGACGCTGACGAAGAATGCCGAAGCGCTGCGGCGCGCGGTCAACCCGGATATCCTCTCCCCCGGCTGGAATGCGGCGGTGCTCGATACGCAGGGCCGGGTGATCGTCTCGACGGATGAGACCCAGAAGACGGGCGCCCCCTTCTTCCTGCGCGTGGTGCCGTCGCTGCGCCTCGGCGTCAGCACCATGGAGCAGGACGGCACCAGCTACCAGCTCGTCACGGAATTCTCCTCGCTCGCCGGCTGGCGCATGATCGCCTGGGCGAAATCCTCAGACGTGCAGGCCCCCGCCGTCTCCTCCTTCCTGTGGCTGACGATCGGCGGTTCGGTCTTCGCGGTGCTTGCCGCCGTAGGCGCAGCCGGCATCGCCCGCGTGCTGTCGCGCGACGTGCGCCTTCTGGCGCAGGACGCGCACCGGCTTGGCGAGGGCGAGCGCGTGGCTCCGCGCCCCTACGCCATTTCCGAGCTGGAGACCGTCTCGCATGCGCTGGCCGAGGCGGCCGACGCGCGGGTGAAGGCGGAAAACGACGTGCGCTTCCTGATGCGAGAGGTGGCACACCGTTCCAAGAACCAGCTCACGGTCATCCAGGCCATGCTGAACCAGTCGGCGGCCGGCGCGGAAAGCGCGGGCGACTTCGCCGAGGCCTTCCGCCGGCGCGTCGCGGGCCTTGCCCGCTCGACGGACCTGATGATCGCCAATGCGACACAAGGGGTGAACCTTGCGGAACTGGCGCGCAACCAGTTGAAGCCCTTCACGCCGGACGATGCCGCGCGCGTGCGCATCGCCGGCCCCGCCGTCCGGCTCGGCCCGCAGGCCTCGCAGACGCTCGGCATGGCGCTGCATGAGCTTGCGACCAACGCCACCAAATACGGCGCGCTCGCCAACGAGGCGGGCATCGTCTCACTGGGCTGGATCCTGTCGGGCGAGGACCTGAGCCTCGTCTGGCGCGAGAGCCGCGCGGTAATCGACCGGGAGGCCATCGCCGCCAGCCGCAAGGGTTTCGGCAGCGTGGTGCTGGAGCGCATGCTGGGCATGGCGCTCGATGCCCGGCTCGATTTCCTCGTGCATGACGATGGCATCGAATGGCGGGTGACGCTGCCGCTGGCAAGGTTGCGTGACGAGGGCGTCGGTCGGCCGGAGGAGGGGCAATGA
- the nusA gene encoding transcription termination factor NusA — protein sequence MAVSANRLELLQIADAVAREKVIDREIVLAAMADAIQKAARSRYGTESNIRADINSKTGEIRLQRLLEVVEHAEDYSTQIPLELARDRNPDAKLGDFIADPLPPMDFGRIAAQSAKQVIVQKVREAERDRQYDEYKDRIGEIVNGTVKRVEYGNVIVDLGRGEGIIRRDEMIPRENMRYGDRVRAFVYDVRREQRGPQIFLSRTHPQFMVKLFTMEVPEIYDGIIQIKSVARDPGSRAKIAVISNDSSIDPVGACVGMRGSRVQAVVGELQGEKIDIIPWSQDPASFIVNALQPAEVAKVVLDEDAERIEVVVPDEQLSLAIGRRGQNVRLASQLTGWDIDILTEAEESERRQKEFNERTNLFMDSLDVDEMVGQVLASEGFAAVEELAYVDLDEIASIDGFDEDTAQEIQTRAREYLDRIEAEMDAKRKELGVSDDLRQIDGMTAQMLVALGEDGIKTMEDFAGCAADDLVGWSERKDGETKKFEGLFSKFEVSRAEAEAMVVQARLAAGWITEEDLAVAEEPAVEGGEEDA from the coding sequence ATGGCAGTCAGTGCGAACCGGCTTGAGCTTCTGCAGATCGCGGATGCCGTGGCCCGCGAAAAGGTCATCGACCGCGAGATCGTGCTTGCCGCGATGGCCGACGCCATCCAGAAGGCGGCCCGCTCGCGTTACGGCACGGAATCGAACATCCGCGCCGACATCAATTCCAAGACCGGCGAAATCCGCCTCCAGCGCCTGCTGGAAGTCGTCGAGCACGCTGAGGACTATTCCACCCAGATTCCGCTGGAACTGGCGCGCGACCGCAACCCGGACGCCAAGCTCGGCGACTTCATCGCCGACCCGCTGCCGCCGATGGATTTCGGCCGCATCGCCGCCCAGTCGGCCAAGCAGGTCATCGTGCAGAAGGTGCGCGAAGCCGAGCGTGACCGCCAGTACGACGAATACAAGGACCGCATCGGCGAGATCGTCAACGGCACGGTCAAGCGCGTCGAATACGGCAACGTCATCGTCGACCTCGGCCGCGGCGAAGGCATCATCCGCCGCGACGAGATGATCCCGCGCGAGAACATGCGCTACGGCGACCGCGTGCGCGCCTTCGTCTACGACGTGCGCCGCGAGCAGCGTGGCCCGCAGATCTTCCTGTCGCGTACCCATCCGCAGTTCATGGTGAAGCTCTTCACCATGGAAGTGCCGGAAATCTACGACGGCATCATCCAGATCAAGTCGGTGGCGCGTGACCCCGGCTCGCGTGCAAAAATCGCCGTCATCTCGAACGACTCGTCGATCGATCCGGTCGGCGCCTGCGTCGGTATGCGCGGTTCGCGTGTCCAGGCCGTCGTCGGCGAGCTTCAGGGCGAGAAGATCGACATCATTCCGTGGAGCCAGGACCCGGCCTCCTTCATCGTCAACGCCCTGCAGCCGGCGGAAGTCGCCAAGGTCGTTCTGGATGAGGATGCCGAGCGCATCGAAGTCGTCGTTCCGGACGAGCAGCTCTCGCTCGCCATCGGCCGCCGCGGCCAGAACGTGCGCCTTGCCTCGCAGCTCACCGGCTGGGATATCGACATCCTGACGGAAGCCGAAGAGTCCGAGCGCCGCCAGAAGGAATTCAACGAGCGCACCAACCTCTTCATGGATTCGCTCGACGTCGATGAGATGGTCGGTCAGGTTCTGGCTTCGGAAGGCTTTGCCGCCGTCGAAGAGCTTGCCTATGTCGATCTCGACGAAATCGCCTCCATCGACGGCTTCGACGAAGACACGGCCCAGGAAATCCAGACCCGCGCCCGCGAATATCTCGACCGCATCGAGGCCGAGATGGACGCCAAGCGCAAGGAACTTGGCGTTTCCGACGACCTGCGCCAGATCGACGGCATGACGGCCCAGATGCTCGTCGCGCTCGGCGAAGACGGCATCAAGACGATGGAAGACTTCGCAGGCTGCGCCGCCGACGACCTCGTCGGCTGGTCGGAGCGCAAGGACGGCGAGACGAAGAAGTTCGAGGGCCTGTTCTCGAAGTTCGAGGTTTCCCGCGCCGAGGCCGAAGCCATGGTCGTGCAGGCCCGTCTTGCAGCCGGCTGGATCACGGAAGAGGACCTTGCTGTCGCGGAAGAGCCGGCCGTCGAGGGCGGTGAAGAGGACGCCTGA
- the infB gene encoding translation initiation factor IF-2, translating into MTDNEDDKTISVAGKKTLSLKPSGVHQGTVRQDMGRGRTKAVVVETRTKRHFSRPGEERQAAAPVTPVQRQPEPPQQKRPAPQPSRPAPQAEQSRPRVGVVLNQLSPDEVEARRRALAEAQIRDAEEARQRAEDEARRKVEEEARRKAEEEARIVREKEEAERRAAEAAAPAPAVVEEQAAPQPVAKPAAAEARPQPTRTPAPAPASTPVAGRGRREAEEDDDKRPRGGAPVNRGAVKRPEPAKAPARPKADDGRRQGKLTLTTASSDEDGAQRGRSLSAMRRRQEKFKRSMMQETREKISREVVLPETITIQELSQRMSERAVDVIKYLMKEGQMMKPGDLIDADLAELIAGEFGHTVKRVSESDVEEGIFNVADDEGDQESRPPIVTIMGHVDHGKTSLLDAIRHANVVAGEAGGITQHIGAYQVEQNGHKITFIDTPGHAAFTAMRARGAQATDIAILVVAADDSVMPQTIESINHAKAAGVPIIVAINKIDKPTADAQRVRTQLLQHEVFVESMGGETLDVEVSAKNGTNLDKLLEAILLQAEILDLKANPNRTAEGVVVEAQLDRGRGAVATVLVQTGTLKPGQILVAGDQWGRVRALVNDKGEHVKEAGPSMPVEVLGLSGTPAAGDKFAVVENEGRAREISEYRQRLAREKQVARQTGSRGSLEQMMNQLQTSGLKEFPLLIKGDVQGSIEAIAGALEKLGTDEVRVRIVHSGAGAITESDISLAEASNAAIIGFNVRANAQARTLSERQGIEIRYYNIIYDLVDDVKAAMSGLLSPERRETFLGYAEILEVFNITKIGKVAGCRVTEGKVERGVGVRLVRDNVVIHEGKLKTLKRFKDEVSEVVVGQECGMAFENYEDIRAGDQIECFRVEHVTRTL; encoded by the coding sequence ATGACCGACAACGAAGACGACAAGACGATCAGTGTGGCTGGCAAGAAGACCCTGAGCCTGAAGCCCTCGGGGGTTCACCAGGGAACCGTGCGCCAGGACATGGGTCGTGGCCGCACCAAGGCCGTCGTGGTCGAGACCCGCACGAAGCGCCACTTCAGCCGTCCCGGCGAAGAGCGCCAGGCGGCAGCACCCGTCACCCCGGTCCAGCGCCAGCCGGAACCGCCGCAGCAGAAGCGCCCCGCGCCGCAGCCCTCCCGTCCTGCCCCGCAGGCCGAGCAGAGCCGCCCGCGCGTCGGTGTCGTGCTGAACCAGCTTTCGCCCGATGAGGTCGAGGCCCGCCGTCGCGCGCTTGCAGAAGCGCAGATCCGCGACGCCGAGGAAGCGCGCCAGCGCGCCGAGGACGAGGCCCGCCGCAAGGTGGAAGAAGAAGCCCGCCGCAAGGCCGAGGAAGAAGCCCGTATCGTCCGCGAGAAGGAAGAAGCCGAGCGTCGCGCCGCCGAGGCCGCCGCACCGGCTCCGGCCGTCGTCGAGGAACAGGCCGCTCCGCAGCCGGTGGCAAAGCCCGCCGCCGCGGAAGCCCGTCCGCAGCCGACCCGCACGCCTGCGCCCGCTCCGGCATCCACGCCGGTCGCCGGTCGTGGCCGCCGCGAAGCCGAAGAGGACGACGACAAGCGCCCGCGTGGCGGTGCGCCCGTCAACCGCGGCGCCGTCAAGCGTCCGGAACCGGCAAAGGCTCCCGCCCGTCCGAAGGCCGACGACGGCCGTCGCCAGGGCAAGCTGACGCTGACCACCGCGTCGAGCGACGAGGACGGCGCACAGCGCGGTCGCTCCCTCTCGGCCATGCGTCGCCGTCAGGAGAAGTTCAAGCGCTCCATGATGCAGGAAACGCGCGAAAAGATTTCGCGCGAAGTCGTCCTGCCGGAAACCATCACCATTCAGGAACTGTCGCAGCGCATGTCCGAACGCGCCGTCGACGTCATCAAGTACCTGATGAAGGAAGGCCAGATGATGAAGCCCGGCGATCTGATCGACGCCGACTTGGCTGAACTCATTGCCGGCGAATTCGGCCACACCGTCAAGCGCGTCTCCGAATCCGACGTCGAAGAAGGCATCTTCAACGTCGCCGACGACGAAGGCGATCAGGAATCCCGTCCGCCGATCGTGACCATCATGGGCCACGTCGACCACGGCAAGACCTCGCTGCTCGACGCCATCCGTCATGCAAACGTGGTCGCTGGCGAAGCCGGCGGCATCACGCAGCATATCGGCGCGTATCAGGTCGAGCAGAACGGCCACAAGATCACCTTCATCGACACCCCCGGCCACGCTGCGTTCACCGCCATGCGTGCCCGCGGTGCGCAGGCGACGGACATCGCGATCCTCGTGGTCGCCGCCGACGACAGCGTGATGCCGCAGACGATCGAGTCCATCAACCACGCCAAGGCGGCGGGTGTTCCGATCATCGTGGCGATCAACAAGATCGACAAGCCGACGGCAGACGCCCAGCGCGTCCGCACGCAGCTTCTCCAGCACGAAGTCTTCGTCGAATCCATGGGCGGTGAAACGCTCGACGTGGAAGTGTCCGCCAAGAACGGCACGAACCTCGACAAGCTTCTGGAAGCCATCCTGCTGCAGGCCGAAATCCTCGACCTGAAGGCGAACCCGAACCGCACGGCAGAGGGCGTCGTCGTCGAAGCCCAGCTCGACCGCGGCCGCGGCGCCGTCGCGACGGTTCTCGTGCAGACGGGTACGCTGAAGCCCGGCCAGATTCTGGTCGCCGGCGATCAGTGGGGCCGTGTGCGCGCGCTCGTCAACGACAAGGGTGAGCACGTCAAGGAAGCCGGCCCGTCCATGCCGGTCGAGGTCCTCGGCCTTTCCGGCACCCCGGCGGCCGGCGACAAGTTCGCCGTCGTCGAGAACGAGGGCCGCGCCCGCGAAATCTCCGAATACCGCCAGCGCCTCGCCCGCGAAAAGCAGGTTGCGCGCCAGACGGGTTCGCGCGGTTCGCTCGAGCAGATGATGAACCAGCTCCAGACCTCCGGTCTCAAGGAGTTCCCGCTGCTCATCAAGGGCGACGTGCAGGGCTCGATCGAAGCCATTGCCGGCGCGCTCGAAAAGCTCGGTACGGACGAAGTGCGGGTGCGCATCGTGCATTCCGGCGCGGGCGCCATCACCGAGTCGGATATTTCGCTCGCCGAAGCGTCCAACGCCGCCATCATCGGCTTCAACGTCCGTGCGAACGCACAGGCCCGCACGCTTTCCGAGCGCCAGGGCATCGAAATCCGCTACTACAACATCATCTACGATCTGGTGGATGACGTTAAGGCGGCGATGTCCGGCCTGCTCTCGCCGGAGCGTCGCGAAACCTTCCTCGGCTACGCCGAGATCCTCGAGGTGTTCAACATCACGAAGATCGGCAAGGTCGCAGGTTGCCGCGTCACCGAAGGCAAGGTCGAGCGTGGCGTCGGCGTCCGTCTGGTTCGCGACAACGTCGTCATCCACGAAGGCAAGCTCAAGACGCTCAAGCGCTTCAAGGACGAAGTCTCGGAAGTCGTCGTCGGTCAGGAATGCGGCATGGCCTTCGAGAACTACGAAGACATCCGCGCCGGCGACCAGATCGAATGCTTCCGCGTGGAGCACGTCACGCGCACGCTGTAA
- a CDS encoding SH3 domain-containing protein, whose product MTISFLRVCLMAVALAASSALASGGCLVDDPTGTPLNVRAAPNGPILTTLRNGTRVTVLEEMKRGGKRWLLVSRQGERLGWIFGAYVVCPKDGYMRGAPPAQPADGR is encoded by the coding sequence ATGACGATATCTTTCCTGCGGGTGTGCCTGATGGCGGTCGCCCTTGCCGCCTCGTCGGCGCTCGCGTCCGGCGGATGCCTCGTCGACGACCCGACCGGAACGCCGCTCAACGTGCGCGCCGCGCCGAACGGCCCGATCCTGACGACCCTGCGGAACGGCACGCGCGTTACGGTGCTGGAGGAAATGAAACGCGGCGGCAAGCGCTGGCTCCTCGTGTCGCGGCAGGGTGAACGGCTCGGCTGGATCTTCGGCGCTTATGTTGTCTGCCCCAAGGACGGGTATATGCGCGGAGCGCCGCCTGCCCAGCCGGCCGATGGGCGCTGA